The Methanomicrobiales archaeon genome has a segment encoding these proteins:
- a CDS encoding polysaccharide deacetylase family protein has product MTDREILRETLGRDGELWDVFTSREEYDPLRQEAKGRFTAKCSQRKNLQHPVVSAFLVREGLDIEYPEDHPFAICLTHDVDDIHPTLLHRLSHAVNSMRGRDLENRFVPCVYRNFREIMRLEQEYGATSSFFFLAADRDFRRFRYRLEDLEADIGCICDQNHEVGLHGGCGTYCDHAAMTLEKARLERVVNHEIIGYRSHYLQFRVPQTWLLLHESGFKYDSTFGYPDAMGFRNGMCHPYWPFDLKSGRYIDVLEIPLGIMDVHLPAGGSAEAWSAVAGMVDVVAACRGILTLNFHNDTFSNAGKRGRSRVFRKILDLGRQNNAWMTSGEEIYRWWVRHGYRAD; this is encoded by the coding sequence ATGACCGATAGAGAGATCCTGCGGGAGACGCTCGGGCGCGACGGGGAGCTCTGGGACGTGTTCACGAGCCGAGAGGAGTACGACCCGCTTCGACAGGAGGCAAAGGGGAGGTTCACCGCGAAGTGCAGCCAGCGGAAGAATCTGCAGCATCCCGTCGTATCGGCCTTTCTCGTGCGGGAGGGGCTCGATATAGAGTACCCCGAAGATCACCCGTTCGCCATCTGCCTCACGCACGACGTCGATGACATCCACCCCACGCTGCTCCACCGCCTCTCGCACGCAGTGAACTCCATGCGAGGGCGGGATCTCGAAAATCGCTTCGTTCCCTGCGTTTACCGGAACTTTCGGGAGATCATGCGGCTGGAGCAGGAGTACGGGGCAACATCCTCGTTCTTCTTCCTCGCCGCAGACCGCGACTTCCGCCGGTTCCGGTACCGTCTCGAGGATCTCGAGGCGGACATCGGCTGTATCTGTGACCAGAACCACGAGGTGGGTCTCCACGGGGGCTGCGGCACGTATTGCGACCACGCGGCCATGACCCTGGAGAAGGCGAGGTTGGAGAGAGTGGTGAACCACGAGATCATCGGTTACAGGAGTCACTATCTCCAGTTCCGGGTGCCGCAGACCTGGCTCCTCCTGCATGAGAGCGGCTTCAAGTACGACAGCACGTTCGGGTATCCGGACGCGATGGGGTTCCGCAACGGCATGTGCCATCCCTACTGGCCGTTCGACCTAAAAAGCGGGCGATACATCGACGTGCTGGAGATCCCGCTCGGCATCATGGACGTGCACCTTCCGGCCGGAGGTTCAGCAGAGGCCTGGAGTGCGGTTGCGGGGATGGTGGATGTGGTGGCCGCGTGCCGCGGGATCCTGACGCTCAACTTCCACAACGACACCTTCAGCAACGCGGGGAAACGGGGGCGATCGAGAGTGTTCAGAAAGATACTGGATCTCGGCAGGCAGAATAATGCCTGGATGACGAGCGGAGAGGAGATCTACCGCTGGTGGGTGCGCCATGGGTATCGAGCCGATTGA
- a CDS encoding GNAT family N-acetyltransferase, with protein MGIEPIDDKARWDSFVQKSPYGQLFHHWDFLKIVERHTGFRFMPYAITKGEQIVGILPLFYRNTMGVRSVMSPPPKTGIPYLGLLLDATYADLKQYKREHILRIIAEDLRAEMDAYAPNLLSISSPPSLLDIRSFVWSGFSVEPLYTYVFDLRQGQERLWKGFSVRRRQQIRDAEKKGLEIAVSDDVSRLYGMVSERYSEQGLSSPFRSVDYLRDVCSAFPDNLKTFSVLDEGQVTSAVLVVQYRDVKLWVGGARSDNNSNEFLIWEVIKEAQRQGYESCEFIGANTQNLCQFKSQFNPSLELYFRISSKDIRGKLAETAYMKIIR; from the coding sequence ATGGGTATCGAGCCGATTGACGACAAGGCACGATGGGACTCGTTTGTGCAGAAGAGCCCTTATGGACAGCTCTTTCATCACTGGGACTTTTTGAAGATCGTCGAACGGCATACCGGCTTCCGGTTCATGCCGTATGCCATCACGAAGGGAGAGCAGATCGTCGGTATCCTCCCCCTCTTCTACAGGAACACGATGGGGGTGAGGAGCGTGATGTCCCCGCCGCCCAAGACCGGTATCCCGTACCTGGGTCTACTGCTGGATGCCACGTACGCGGACCTGAAGCAGTACAAACGCGAGCACATCCTGCGCATCATCGCGGAGGATCTCAGGGCCGAGATGGACGCTTATGCTCCCAACCTCCTGTCCATCTCCAGCCCGCCCTCCCTGTTGGACATCCGCAGTTTCGTATGGAGCGGCTTCTCCGTCGAACCGCTCTATACGTACGTCTTCGATCTCCGGCAGGGCCAGGAGAGACTCTGGAAGGGGTTCTCCGTGAGGAGGCGGCAGCAGATTCGGGATGCAGAGAAGAAAGGGCTGGAGATTGCCGTGAGCGATGACGTCTCCCGCCTGTACGGCATGGTCTCGGAGAGGTACAGCGAGCAGGGGCTCTCGAGCCCGTTCCGTAGCGTGGACTACCTGCGGGACGTCTGCAGCGCATTTCCGGACAACCTGAAGACATTCAGCGTCCTGGATGAGGGGCAGGTGACAAGTGCCGTCCTCGTCGTCCAGTACCGGGACGTCAAGCTCTGGGTCGGAGGGGCCCGCTCCGACAACAACAGCAACGAGTTCCTGATCTGGGAGGTGATCAAGGAGGCGCAGAGGCAGGGGTATGAATCCTGCGAGTTCATCGGGGCGAACACCCAGAATCTCTGCCAGTTCAAGAGCCAGTTCAACCCATCCCTGGAGCTGTACTTCCGCATCAGCAGCAAGGACATCCGGGGAAAGCTGGCCGAAACGGCCTACATGAAGATAATCCGCTGA